Proteins from a single region of Chanodichthys erythropterus isolate Z2021 chromosome 13, ASM2448905v1, whole genome shotgun sequence:
- the lmbrd2a gene encoding G-protein coupled receptor-associated protein LMBRD2a, with protein MSGVALALEVVVVFFLALFLLHRYGDFRKQHRMVLFATLLAWFLCFLIVFILPLDVSTTIYNQCEIDNQVHLVASNTFIRDNSSNASVFPTQRVSKSCHKPWSYIPDGILPVFWRVVYWTSQFLTWLLIPFMQSYARSGGFSISGKIKTALIENAIYYGTYLLIFCSLLIYVAVTPKWHLSWSDLRTIGITAANTWGLFLLVLLLGYGLVEIPRSYWRASCHGQLLAKTYFKAAKLMTEKADAEENLEDVMEDVRTVNETIKYNHPLRKCIDTILRKCPVEYQEKLGRNMDDYEDFDDKGNPYPSKKSLVKLHKQVIYAVQRHNRTQVQWQILLDEAFHLEDVAKNETSSTHQFVHSFPSAEPPGWISKYLYTPTVEWYWECVFRRWCYRVLAVLLCMFSAAVVWSECTFFSTQPVLSLFAVFIQLAERDYNYVYIEMACFVTIFFLCYCVYSTVFRIRVFNYYYLAPHHQTDAYSLQFSGMLFCRLTPPLCLNFLGVIHMDSTISHQERKQTAYNSIMGSMQVLSFIANGFYIYYPMLIVLLCIATYFSLGTRCLNLLGFQQFMGENDLTSDLVDEGRELIRRERRKRQRTEDGENRRRDWRERYSEQRERYAGRSRSVYSELKDTDGSSTDSGRAQSRRDRNDKVELLQDVEPLDFTGEEPLETDNRRYAGGHYLSTSASRSRIFDDV; from the exons ACGTCAGCACG ACCATATATAACCAGTGTGAGATTGATAATCAGGTCCACCTTGTGGCGAGCAACACTTTCATCCGTGATAATTCCTCCAACGCTTCGGTATTTCCGACACAAAG GGTCTCAAAGTCTTGCCATAAGCCTTGGAGTTACATCCCAGATGGAATTCTTCCCGTGTTTTGGAGGGTGGTGTACTGGACGTCACAGTTTCTGACATG GCTCTTGATTCCCTTCATGCAGTCGTATGCACGCTCAGGAGGATTCTCCATCTCAGGGAAAATAAAAACAGCCCTGATAGAAAACGCCATTTACTATGGCACATACCTGCTTATCTTCTGCTCCCTGCTCATCTACGTCGCCGTCACTCCGAAGTGGCACCTCTCCTG GTCTGACTTGCGGACGATTGGCATTACCGCCGCCAACACCTGGGGGCTGTTCCTGCTGGTGTTGTTGCTGGGATACGGCCTGGTAGAAATCCCGCGCTCCTATTGGAGGGCATCGTGCCACGGGCAGCTGCTGGCAAAGACGTACTTTAAAGCAGCAAAATTGATGACGGAAAAAGCAGATGCCGAAGAAAACCTGGAAGATGTTATGGAG GATGTCAGAACAGTTAATGAAACAATCAAATACAATCATCCTCTACGCAaatgcattgacactattctcaGAAAG TGTCCTGTAGAATACCAGGAAAAATTGGGCAGAAACATGGATGATTATGAGGATTTTGATGACAAAGGAAACCCTTATCCTAGTAAAAAGAGTTTAGTGAAACTACATAAACAG GTGATCTATGCTGTTCAGAGGCATAACCGCACACAAGTTCAGTGGCAGATTCTATTGGACGAGGCTTTTCACTTAGAGGATGTGGCCAAAAATGAGACAAGCTCCACCCACCAGTTTGTTCATAGCTTCCCCTCTGCAGAACCGCCTGGATGGATCAGCAAGTACCTGTACACACCCACTGTGG AGTGGTACTGGGAGTGTGTTTTCCGGCGCTGGTGTTATCGTGTGCTGGCTGTGCTTTTATGCATGTTCTCTGCAGCCGTGGTCTGGTCTGAATGCACCTTCTTCAGCACACAGCCCGTTTTGTCTCTCTTCGCTGTCTTCATCCAGCTCGCAGAGAGAGACTACAACTACGTTTACATAGAG ATGGCTTGTTTTGTCACCATATTCTTCTTGTGTTACTGCGTGTACTCCACTGTGTTCCGGATCCGAGTCTTTAACTACTATTACCTGGCCCCTCACCACCAGACGGACGCCTACAGCCTGCAGTTCAGCGGCAT GTTGTTTTGCCGTTTGACACCTCCGCTGTGTTTGAACTTTCTGGGTGTGATTCACATGGACTCCACCATCTCCCATCAGGAGAGAAAGCAGACAGCGTACAATTCA ATAATGGGATCCATGCAGGTCCTGTCATTCATCGCTAatggattttatatttattatccTATGCTGATCGTTCTGCTCTGCATTGCAACTTACTTCAG TCTGGGCACACGCTGTCTGAATTTGCTGGGCTTCCAGCAGTTTATGGGTGAGAATGATCTGACCTCTGACCTGGTGGACGAGGGGAGAGAACTCATCCGGAGAG AAAGAAGAAAACGGCAGAGGACAGAGGATGGCGAGAACAGACGGAGA GATTGGAGGGAACGCTACAGTGAACAGAGGGAAAGATATGCCGGGAGGAGCAGAAGTGTGTACTCGGAGCTGAAGGACACGGATGGCTCCAGCACAGACTCTGGCAGAG ctcAGTCTCGTAGAGATCGAAACGACAAGGTCGAATTACTACAAGACGTTGAACCATTGGACTTTACTGGAGAAGAACCGCTGGAAACAGATAACAGGAG GTATGCTGGAGGACATTACCTCTCGACCTCTGCATCTCGTAGCCGCATCTTTGATGATGTATGA